From a single Nicotiana tabacum cultivar K326 chromosome 8, ASM71507v2, whole genome shotgun sequence genomic region:
- the LOC107793147 gene encoding cytochrome P450 86A1-like, which produces MDPVVIYFGIAAATTVYLLWFWLLAQRLTGPKVWPLVGSLPYTFMNRRRFHDWISENLRSTGGAATYQTSTICIPFLAWKQGFYTVTCHPKNIEHILRTRFDNYPKGPTWQSAFDDLLGQGIFNSDGDTWLMQRKTAALEFTTRTLRQAMNRWVNRTIRTRLWVILDKAAKEKNPVELQDLLLRLTFDNICGLTFGKDPETLSPKMPENPFAIAFDSATEATMQRLLYPYFLWRLKKILGIGAEKRLQKSLQVVENYISEALESRKESPSDDLLSRFMKKKDVNGNSFPSDVLKRIALNFVLAGRDTSSVAMSWFFWNVMNNRHVENKIIEEISTVLNESRGEDCEKWIEEPLVFDEADKLIYLKAALAETLRLYPSVPEDFKYVISDDVLPDGTWVPAGSTVTYSIYSVGRMKTVWGEDCMEFKPERWLSTGGDRFEPPKDGYKFVAFNGGPRTCLGKDLAYLQMKSVAAAILLRYRLLPVPGHKVEQKMSLTLFMKNGLKVFLNPRELAPAAPKVAMSA; this is translated from the exons ATGGATCCTGTAGTAATTTACTTTGGAATAGCAGCTGCAACTACAGTTTATCTCCTCTGGTTCTGGCTTCTAGCCCAGAGGCTCACGGGTCCAAAAGTGTGGCCACTAGTTGGTAGCCTCCCCTATACTTTCATGAACAGAAGGAGATTCCACGACTGGATTTCTGAAAACCTACGTTCCACAGGTGGAGCTGCTACATATCAAACGTCCACCATTTGCATACCATTTCTTGCTTGGAAACAAGGCTTCTATACTGTCACATGTCACCCAAAGAATATCGAACACATCCTTCGAACCag GTTTGATAATTATCCCAAAGGGCCAACATGGCAAAGTGCATTCGATGACCTCTTGGGTCAAGGTATATTCAACAGCGACGGTGACACGTGGCTCATGCAGAGGAAAACCGCAGCTCTTGAATTCACGACCCGGACACTCCGACAAGCCATGAACCGGTGGGTGAACCGGACCATCAGAACTCGTTTATGGGTAATTTTGGATAAAGCTGCTAAGGAGAAAAATCCAGTCGAATTACAAGATTTATTGCTACgtttaacttttgataatatttgCGGACTTACTTTTGGTAAAGACCCTGAAACTCTTTCCCCTAAAATGCCTGAAAATCCATTTGCTATAGCTTTTGATTCAGCCACTGAAGCCACAATGCAAAGACTTTTATACCCTTATTTTCTCTGGAGATtgaaaaaaattttaggcattgGAGCTGAAAAAAGATTACAAAAAAGCCTCCAAGTTGTTGAAAATTACATTTCGGAGGCATTGGAATCACGTAAGGAAAGTCCATCCGATGATTTATTGTCACGTTTTATGAAGAAAAAGGACGTAAACGGCAACTCCTTCCCAAGTGATGTACTAAAACGCATTGCTCTAAACTTTGTCCTAGCTGGACGTGACACGTCATCAGTGGCTATGAGCTGGTTCTTCTGGAACGTCATGAACAACCGCCACGTGGAAAATaagataattgaagaaatatcAACTGTTTTGAATGAAAGCCGTGGTGAAGATTGTGAAAAATGGATTGAAGAGCCATTGGTTTTTGATGAAGCTGATAAATTGATTTATCTCAAAGCAGCTTTAGCTGAAACTTTACGTTTGTACCCTTCAGTCCCTGAAGATTTCAAATATGTCATTTCTGATGATGTTTTGCCAGATGGCACGTGGGTCCCAGCCGGTTCGACCGTGACTTATTCTATTTATTCTGTGGGGAGAATGAAAACGGTTTGGGGAGAGGATTGCATGGAGTTTAAACCGGAAAGATGGCTCTCGACCGGAGGAGACCGGTTCGAACCGCCAAAGGATGGATATAAATTTGTGGCATTTAATGGTGGACCGAGAACTTGCTTAGGCAAAGATTTGGCTTATCTCCAGATGAAATCTGTAGCTGCTGCCATATTGCTTCGATACCGGCTTTTACCGGTTCCAGGTCATAAAGTTGAACAGAAAATGTCTCTAACTTTGTTCATGAAGAATGGGcttaaagttttcttgaatccTCGTGAACTTGCACCTGCAGCTCCAAAGGTCGCTATGTCTGCTTGA